One window of Mycobacteriales bacterium genomic DNA carries:
- a CDS encoding GGDEF domain-containing protein, translating to MLRAPLVEDLPALLDPVRRWDLWRLPRGQRCLVIAVQAVAAGVAVVAAWATPLRVHDLVVFAILTGCGALSVEAVRRLGEPTGVSKDLLVAWTLPVALLLSPLYGVLAPAALYTLTQVRVRRTMLHRRMFTIASVGLADAVAGLLFRSVTGSSTEFRHWSLPIPVVALVALACGVVLTLMNTTLISVAAAMSSPESSWWSVFRDGRMRLLDGLGITTATVVLILCSVNAVLVLIALPSVIFLQRCLLHDELRTAARTDPKTGLLNATSWNREAEREIAQAVRTGLPLAVLLLDIDHFKGINDSYGHLIGDQVLTAIAAAIQDEVRTYDIVGRFGGEEFVLALPGTGHERARIVAERLRQRLGALALTLVGREQVHVTVSIGAALLGDACSQLTELLAAADAALYRAKTGGRDRISIAGDVV from the coding sequence GTGTTGAGAGCGCCGCTGGTCGAGGATCTGCCGGCGCTTCTCGACCCGGTTCGGCGCTGGGATCTGTGGCGCCTCCCCCGCGGGCAACGCTGCTTGGTGATCGCCGTCCAGGCCGTCGCCGCCGGGGTCGCGGTGGTCGCGGCGTGGGCGACTCCGCTGCGGGTGCACGACCTCGTCGTGTTCGCGATTCTGACCGGATGCGGGGCGCTGTCGGTCGAGGCGGTACGACGGCTCGGCGAGCCCACCGGTGTGTCGAAGGACCTGCTGGTGGCTTGGACGCTGCCGGTCGCTCTCCTGCTCTCTCCGCTCTACGGCGTGCTCGCGCCGGCCGCTCTCTACACGCTGACGCAGGTCCGGGTCCGCCGCACGATGCTCCATCGGCGGATGTTCACGATCGCGTCGGTCGGCCTCGCCGACGCGGTCGCCGGACTGCTGTTCCGGTCCGTCACCGGCAGCAGCACGGAGTTCCGGCACTGGTCCCTGCCCATTCCGGTCGTCGCGCTCGTGGCATTGGCGTGTGGTGTCGTGCTTACGTTGATGAACACCACACTCATCTCCGTCGCCGCCGCGATGAGCTCGCCCGAGAGCTCGTGGTGGAGCGTTTTCCGCGACGGACGGATGCGGCTGCTCGACGGCCTGGGGATCACGACCGCGACCGTGGTCCTGATCCTCTGCTCGGTCAATGCGGTCCTCGTCCTGATCGCCCTGCCGTCGGTGATCTTCCTGCAGCGGTGTCTGTTGCACGACGAGCTACGCACCGCTGCCCGCACCGATCCGAAGACGGGTCTGCTCAATGCGACCTCGTGGAACAGGGAGGCCGAACGGGAGATCGCCCAAGCGGTGCGCACCGGTCTGCCGCTCGCCGTACTGCTCCTCGACATCGACCACTTCAAGGGCATCAACGACAGTTACGGGCACCTGATAGGTGACCAGGTACTGACGGCGATCGCGGCCGCCATCCAAGACGAGGTCCGGACCTACGACATCGTCGGCCGGTTCGGTGGCGAGGAGTTCGTGTTGGCGCTCCCCGGCACCGGGCACGAGCGCGCCAGGATCGTGGCCGAGCGGCTGCGGCAGCGCCTCGGAGCACTGGCGCTGACCCTCGTGGGCCGGGAGCAGGTCCACGTGACGGTCTCGATCGGGGCGGCGCTGCTCGGCGACGCGTGCAGCCAGCTCACCGAGCTGTTGGCCGCGGCCGACGCGGCGCTGTACCGCGCCAAGACCGGCGGACGGGACCGGATCAGCATCGCCGGCGATGTCGTCTGA